The genomic window GACCTTCTCGAGGACTTTCGGGTTGTTGTACCCCAGCGGCGCTGCACCGATGTGGCAGGTGAAGTCGAGGAGGACGTTGCCGTCGACGTCGGTGACGAACGGGCCGTCGGCCGCCCGCGTCACGTCCCAGACGAAGTCGTGGGAGTACTCGCTGGGCGCGGAGTGCTCCTGATGGAAGTCGACCCATTGCTGCGCGTTCGGACCCGGAAGCGCGTCCGCGTCGGGTTCCGCCGTGTCCCTATCCATACACAGTTTATGTATACCTCGTACATTAAAACTTGTTATCGGTTGTCGAAGAGCGCGGCGCGGAACGCGAGCGGACGCCGACGAAAACGGGCAGCATGACGGCCGACGCGGGTCGGCCGGCGCGGCGGAGGGCCGCAGGCGATTCAGTCGTCGTCCGTTTCGACGGCGCCGCCGGGACCGGACGGCGATTCCGTTTCCGGCTTCCTGCTCGAGCCGATGAGGACGGTTTCGTCCTGCAGGAGGACTCGACCGTAGTTCGATCCGAAGTCCTTGATCAGCGAGCACATCGCGAGGAAGCAGACGAAGGCGAAGGGCGTTCCGGTGATGATTGCCGCCTGTTGGAGCGTGTTCGCGCTGCCGGTCCCGCCGAGGATCATCAGGATCGCCGCGGTCATCCCGAGGACGACGCCCCAGAAGATCCGGTTGATGTTCGAGGGTCTGGCCTTCCCGCCGGTCGTCATCATCGAGACGGCCAGCGTCGAGGAGTCCGCGGACGTGACGAAGAACGTCGTCACGAGGACCAAGAACATGTACATCAACGCGGTTCCGACGGGAATCGTCATCGAGGAACCGCCGACGTTCAGCGTGAACTGCAACGCCTCGAAGAGGATGAAGCCGGAGACCTCCGCACCGGCCTCGCCGGCGATCACCGCACTGAAGTCCGCGACGCCGTTATGCTGGGCCCAGACGGCGGTGCCGCCGACGAACGTGAACCACGGAATCGTGGCCCCGGAGGTCGCGACGATTCCAGTGAAGGCGACTTCGCGGACGGTTCGACCTTTGGAGATGCGGGCGATGAACAGGCCCGCGAACGGCGACCACGAGAGCGCCCACGCCCAGTAGAAGACGGTCCAGGCGTTCATCCACTCCGTGGCCGCCGGGTCTCCCGCACCCATCGGTCCGGCCCCGGTGAAGAGGCTCATCGAAACGAAGTCGCTGATCATCCCGCCGAACGCCTGCGTACCGAGCAGGATCAGGAACAGCGTCGGCCCGACGATGAACGTCCCAAACATGAGGACGACGAAGAGGATCATGTTGAAGTTCGAGAGTCGCCGGATCCCCTTGTCCACCCCGAGTACCATCGAGGTCGTAAACAGCAGCGTCATGAAGGTCACCACGGCGAGGATCCCGATGTTCCCCATGCTGATACCCCACTGGTAGTCCAGCCCGGTGACGAACTGGCTCCCGATGAAGCCCAGCGAGGTCGCCACGCCGCCGATCGTCGCGAACACCGCGAGGATGTCGACGACCTTCGCGGTCGGTCCGTCGAGGTTCTCCGCACCGAGGATCGGCGTCAGCGCCGAAGACACCCGAAGCGGGACGTTCTCGTAGTTGTACGCGAAGTAGCCGATCGCGATCCCCATGATCGTGAACACCGCGAGCTGCGGGAGCGCCCAGTGGAACAGCGTCTGCTGGACGGCGACGGTCATCGCTTCGGCCGAACCGCCCTCGACGCCGCCGAACAGCGGCGAGGGGCTATCGTAGTAGAACAGCGCTTCGGTCGGCCCCCAGAACACGACGCCCGCCGCGAACCCCGCCGAGTACAGCATCGCGAAGAACGACAGGAAGCTGTACTCCGGCGACTCGTCGCCTAACCTGATCGATCCCCACGGGCCGACGATCAGGAACAACAGGAACACGACGATCAGGAAGACGATCAGCAGCAGCGCCCAGTTGAACGCACCGAGCATCGAATCGTTCAGCGAGGAAATGCCGCTCTCGACCGTACTGGGACTGATGAAGAACGCTGCGATCACGCCGACGGTCAACAGCGCCCCGAACGCGAAGACGATCGGATCGATCTCCTCGAGGAACGTGTCGACCGCTCCCTTCTCGGCGTCGCTCATCGTCTCACCCCCGTACCCGGACAGCAGCGTGCTGATTGACCGTGCCTCCACCTGCCAGCCGCCATGCTGCGTGATGGCATACCGAGTCAATCGACAGCGTACACAATAAGTGTTTCTCACTCCGCAGTAATATCTACGAATTGCGTTTATTGGACGTTCGCTCGAGTGGCCCGACCGATCTCGAATCGATTTTAGGCATTTGAACGCGGAAACCGGGAGGAGGCGTACGTTCATTTAGATACACTCCGTGAAAAACACATACCATAACTATCTGACGGGTTTGGGGCGAACTGTGTGCCCGTTCGAGCGGCGAGGGTAGCAACGGTCGCCGCGGTCTCGAGTCGCGTCCCTCGCCGAGACGCGCTCGGCGAGGACGGTGTTCGCCGGCGAGAACGGTGCCGGTCGTCGATCGACGCGGACTCGAGTTCGTCCGAGCGGCTGGCGAGAACGCGCAGACGCGTGGGTGCCGACCGATGGCCGGCTCGAAGACGTGCGGGTATCAGTCGACGTTCGACGGCGATTTCGCCACGTCAGTTCGTCAGTTCGTCGAGTTTCCGGTCGCGTACCTCGGCGCTCTCGCTGACGCGGTCGGCGAACTCGTCGACTCGGTCCTTGATGTCCTCGCGGGTCGCCTCGGGAGAGAACCCGTCGGACATCGTCAGCAGGCGGACGAACGCCCGGAGCTCCTCGTCGGTCAGTTGGGCGAACTCCTCGTTTTCGAGCTTCTCGATGACCTCGTCGACGTCGATCTGGCCGACCGGTTCGACGTTGAACTCGACGTTGACCATCCGGTAGTTCGAGCCCGCGAGGCGCTGTTCGGCCTTGCCGACGCCCTCCGAGAGCATGTCCTTGAACGGGGTGTGATACCCCATCGTCCCGAGGTGGAGGAAGGCGAGCATGTCGGTGATTCCCTGCGTGTAGGCGTCCCGATCCTCGTCGTCGGGATCGAAGACGGTCTCGCGGTCG from Haloterrigena sp. KLK7 includes these protein-coding regions:
- a CDS encoding BCCT family transporter, with the translated sequence MSDAEKGAVDTFLEEIDPIVFAFGALLTVGVIAAFFISPSTVESGISSLNDSMLGAFNWALLLIVFLIVVFLLFLIVGPWGSIRLGDESPEYSFLSFFAMLYSAGFAAGVVFWGPTEALFYYDSPSPLFGGVEGGSAEAMTVAVQQTLFHWALPQLAVFTIMGIAIGYFAYNYENVPLRVSSALTPILGAENLDGPTAKVVDILAVFATIGGVATSLGFIGSQFVTGLDYQWGISMGNIGILAVVTFMTLLFTTSMVLGVDKGIRRLSNFNMILFVVLMFGTFIVGPTLFLILLGTQAFGGMISDFVSMSLFTGAGPMGAGDPAATEWMNAWTVFYWAWALSWSPFAGLFIARISKGRTVREVAFTGIVATSGATIPWFTFVGGTAVWAQHNGVADFSAVIAGEAGAEVSGFILFEALQFTLNVGGSSMTIPVGTALMYMFLVLVTTFFVTSADSSTLAVSMMTTGGKARPSNINRIFWGVVLGMTAAILMILGGTGSANTLQQAAIITGTPFAFVCFLAMCSLIKDFGSNYGRVLLQDETVLIGSSRKPETESPSGPGGAVETDDD